The DNA sequence CGCTGCTGCTGTCCACGGCCGCCATCGCGTTGTTGTGGCAGGCGCTGCTCGAGCCGAACTTCGGCGCGTTCGTCGGCGGACCGCTGTTCCTCGGCGACCCCGACATCGCGCTCTACACGGTGGTGCTCGTGATCTCGTGGCAGTTCATCCCGTTCCACACCCTGCTCTACCAGGGCGCGGCACGGGCGGTGCCCGCCTCGCTGTACGAGGCGGCGACGATCGACGGCGCCTCGCGGGTGAGCAAGTTCCGGCACATCACGCTGCCGCAGCTGCGCTACACCGTGGTCACGTCGTCGGTGCTGATGCTGGTCGGCTCGCTGACCACGTTCGACACCGTGCTGATCCTGACCAACGGCGGACCGGGCACCGCGACCCGCATCCTGCCGCTGCACATGTACATCACCGGCTTCAGCGGGTTCGAGATGGGCTACGCGAGCACGATCGCGGTCGTGCTGGTCGTGCTCGGCACCGCGCTGTCGCTGGCGGTCATGCGCTGGAGCGGGTTCCGCCAGATGAGCAGCCAGCAGGAGGGGTCGTGAAGTCTCGTCCCAACTGGCCCGCCGGGCTGTTCGCCCTGGTGTGGCTGGCGATCGTCGTCGGACCGCTGCTCTACCTGGTCACGGTGTCGCTGCGCACGCGCGCCGAGTACCTGGGCAAGAGCGTGTGGGAGATGCCGGACGCGTTGTCGCTGGACAACTACGTCACGGTGCTCACCGGCGGCTTCGGCCAGTACCTGCTGAACAACGTGATCGTGACCGTCGCGACGGTGGCGATCGTGGTGCTGGTGACCGTGCCCGCCGCGTACGCGGTGGTGCGCAACACCAGCCCGTTCGTGCAGCGCGGTTTCACCCTGCTGCTGATGGGCCTCGCGATCCCCGCGCAGGCGACGATCATCCCGGTCTACCTGATGATCACCCGGATGCAGCTGTACGACACGTTGACCGCGATCATCCTGCCGACGGCGGCGTTCGCGCTGCCGGTGGCGATGCTGGTGCTGGTCAACAGCCTGCGTGACGTGCCGCGCGAGCTGTACGAGGCGCAGGCGATCGACGGCGCCGGGCCGATGCGGGTGCTCGTGTCGCTGGTCCTGCCGCTGGCGCGGCCGGCGATCATGACGGTCGTCGTCTACACCGCGCTGAACGCGTGGAACGGGTTCCTCTTCCCGTTGGTGCTCACCCAGTCGGAGTCGTCGCGGGTGCTCACCCTCGGGTTGTGGGACTTCCAGGGGCAGTTCGGCACGAACGTGCCCGCGCTGCTCGCGGCCGTGACGCTGTCCGTGCTGCCGATCTTCGTGGTGTACCTGATCGGGCGGCGGTTCCTGCTCAGCGGCCTCACGGCCGGTTTCGGCAAGTAGTCCACCCCCTCGGCTGGAGGAAGGCTCATGCGGGACGTCGCACCCGTTCCGGCCGCGGACACCGCTGCCGCCGCACCCGCGGCGGCAGCGGAGCCGACCCTGCGGCAGCTCGCCGCGCGGCACGACCTCGCGTTCGGCACGGCGGTCGCCATGGCGGCGCTGGCGGACGACGCGGAGTACCGCACGTGGGTGGCGGCGCAGTTCGACACCGTCACCGCCGAGAACGAGATGAAGTGGGCCGCGCTGGAGCCCGCGCGGGGTCGGTACGAGTGGGGCCCGGCGGACGCGCTGGTCGCGTTCGCGGAGGCCCACGGGCAGCGCGTGCGCGGGCACACGCTCGTCTGGCACAACCAGAACCCGGCGTGGCTGGCGGACGTGCCGCGGGACGAGCTGGGCGCCGTGCTGAAGGACCACGTCCAGACGACCGTGCGGCGGTTCCGGGGTCGGATCTGGCAGTGGGACGTGGTGAACGAGGTGTTCGAGGACGACGGGACGCTGCGCGACACCGTCTGGCTGCGGGCGCTCGGTCCCGGCTACATCGCGGACGCGTTCCGGTGGGCGCACGAGGCCGACCCGGACGCGCTGCTGTTCTACAACGACTACGAGGTCGAAGAGGTCAACGCCAAGAGCGATGGCATGTACGACCTCGTGCGCGAGTTGGTGCGACAGGACGTGCCGATCCACGGCGTCGGCGTGCAGGGCCACCTCACCGCGGACCACGCGCCGCTGACGATGCGGGAGAACCTGGGGCGGTTCGACGCCCTCGGCCTGCGCACGGCGGTGACGGAGGCGGACGTGCGGATGCCGCTGCCCGCCGACCCGGTGAAGCTCCAGGCCCAGGCGAACGTGTACCGCACGGCGCTGGACGCGTGCCTGCGGACGCCGGGCTGCCTGTCGTTCACGGTCTGGGGGTACACGGACAGGTACTCCTGGGTGCCCGGGTGGTTCGAGGGTGATGGTGCGGCCACCATCCTCGACGAGGACTTCGCGCCCAAGCCCGCTCACCGGGCGTTGCGCGACGGTCTCTCGTCCGGCGGCCGGCGTCGCCGGGACTGACCCGACCGGCTCGGGCCCGCCACTCCTCTCCCAGCGGGCCCGAGCCTCCCCGACGTTGAACTCACCGGTCCTGAGCGTTCGACACTCGGGACCTGGAGGTTCGACACTCGCGAGTGTCGAACGCTCAGGTCCCGTGAGTCGAACGCTCGCGTAGGCCGAGTTCGACGTTCGGGGAAGTCTCATTTGGCCGTGAGGACGGCGATACGTTGCGGTAACCTCGAAGTGCGGCCAAGTGGGAGCAACCGGACATTCGACAGTTTCGATCTGAGTATCGATTGTTTCGACCCGGTTACGCGCACTCCGAGTGACGAACAACCCACCACCGCTCCCCCGCGTCCAGCGGCCGGAACTGGGCGGGGCTGCCGTAGACTGCGCTCATGCCGACCAAAGCCGACCCGTCACCCTCGGATGGCACAGCCTCGGGCAAGATCACCATTGCCGCCATCGCGGCAGAGGCCGGGGTCTCGGTTCCGACTGTTTCGAAAGTGATGAACGGTCGCGCGGACGTCGCACCGCACACCCGCGAACGGGTCGAGGCGATCATCCGACGGCACGGCTACCAGCGCCGGGCGGACGAGCGGTCGCGTCGGTCCAACCTGGTGGAACTGATGTTCCACGAGCTGGAGAGCGCCTGGGCGCTGGAGATCATCCGGGGCGCGGAGCAGGTCGCCGCCGAGCAGGGCCTGGCACTGGTGCTGTCGGAGTCCCAGGGCAGGCTCACGCCCGGCCACGGCTGGCTGGAGGGCGTGATCGCCCGCAAGCCCCTGGCCGTGATCTCCGTCTTCTCCGACCTCACGTCCTCGCAGTTGGCGAAGCTGCGCGCGCGGGACATCCCGGTCGTCGTGGTCGACCCCATCGGCGAACCCCAGTTGGAGACGCCCTCTATAGGAGCCACCAACTGGAACGGCGGCCTCACCGCCACCCGCCACCTGATCGAACTCGGCCACCGCCGCATCGCCATGATCGGCGGCCCGGAGCGGGTCCTGTGCAGCCGCGCCCGCGTGGACGGCTACCGCGCCGCGCTGGAGACCGCCGGACTGGCCTACGACCCGGCGCTGGTCCGCTACGGCGACTTCCACGTCGAGTCCGGCCGGGCCCAGTTCGCGCCGCTGCTCGACCTGCCGGACCCGCCCACGGCCGTCTTCGCCGGGTCGGACCTGCAAGCCCTCGGCGTCTACGAGGCCGCACGCGCGGCCGGCCTGCGCATCCCGGAAGACCTCAGCGTCATCGGCTTCGACGACCTCCCGGTCGCGCAGTGGGTGGGCCCGCCGCTGACCACGGTCCGGCAGCCGCTGCA is a window from the Saccharothrix saharensis genome containing:
- a CDS encoding carbohydrate ABC transporter permease, which codes for MKSRPNWPAGLFALVWLAIVVGPLLYLVTVSLRTRAEYLGKSVWEMPDALSLDNYVTVLTGGFGQYLLNNVIVTVATVAIVVLVTVPAAYAVVRNTSPFVQRGFTLLLMGLAIPAQATIIPVYLMITRMQLYDTLTAIILPTAAFALPVAMLVLVNSLRDVPRELYEAQAIDGAGPMRVLVSLVLPLARPAIMTVVVYTALNAWNGFLFPLVLTQSESSRVLTLGLWDFQGQFGTNVPALLAAVTLSVLPIFVVYLIGRRFLLSGLTAGFGK
- a CDS encoding carbohydrate ABC transporter permease — translated: MSSQRPSAWYAVPAFAFFALFAALPMLLVIYLSFTAWDGLGTPALNGGENWSRLLEDSEARASVWRTLVLMVVSWLVQTPIALLIGVWAAGKQRSRAVLSSIFFLPLLLSTAAIALLWQALLEPNFGAFVGGPLFLGDPDIALYTVVLVISWQFIPFHTLLYQGAARAVPASLYEAATIDGASRVSKFRHITLPQLRYTVVTSSVLMLVGSLTTFDTVLILTNGGPGTATRILPLHMYITGFSGFEMGYASTIAVVLVVLGTALSLAVMRWSGFRQMSSQQEGS
- a CDS encoding LacI family DNA-binding transcriptional regulator; the protein is MPTKADPSPSDGTASGKITIAAIAAEAGVSVPTVSKVMNGRADVAPHTRERVEAIIRRHGYQRRADERSRRSNLVELMFHELESAWALEIIRGAEQVAAEQGLALVLSESQGRLTPGHGWLEGVIARKPLAVISVFSDLTSSQLAKLRARDIPVVVVDPIGEPQLETPSIGATNWNGGLTATRHLIELGHRRIAMIGGPERVLCSRARVDGYRAALETAGLAYDPALVRYGDFHVESGRAQFAPLLDLPDPPTAVFAGSDLQALGVYEAARAAGLRIPEDLSVIGFDDLPVAQWVGPPLTTVRQPLQDMAAAGTRLAITLARGEEPEHRRIELATTLVVRQSTAAPR
- a CDS encoding endo-1,4-beta-xylanase, producing MRDVAPVPAADTAAAAPAAAAEPTLRQLAARHDLAFGTAVAMAALADDAEYRTWVAAQFDTVTAENEMKWAALEPARGRYEWGPADALVAFAEAHGQRVRGHTLVWHNQNPAWLADVPRDELGAVLKDHVQTTVRRFRGRIWQWDVVNEVFEDDGTLRDTVWLRALGPGYIADAFRWAHEADPDALLFYNDYEVEEVNAKSDGMYDLVRELVRQDVPIHGVGVQGHLTADHAPLTMRENLGRFDALGLRTAVTEADVRMPLPADPVKLQAQANVYRTALDACLRTPGCLSFTVWGYTDRYSWVPGWFEGDGAATILDEDFAPKPAHRALRDGLSSGGRRRRD